A single region of the Silene latifolia isolate original U9 population chromosome 8, ASM4854445v1, whole genome shotgun sequence genome encodes:
- the LOC141595263 gene encoding uncharacterized protein LOC141595263, which produces MRALDEAEVWKLGKRKRATKHIVVEMIRDNYEIQKSLIENEADVGDVDTDDGANEAEEYESWKAREIARIKRDRDPKIKMKEKEEIEKVRNMTEEERKKTKSGRSCAPKKKWTFLQTYRHKGAYFQSDPDDAIYWRDFWAPTGDDKLNKSILPKVMQVKNLGRKGSTKWTHLVNKDTTDLYKQ; this is translated from the coding sequence ATGCGGGCATTAGATGAGGCGGAGGTGTGGAAGCTTGGGAAGAGGAAGCGCGCGACGAAGCATATTGTGGTGGAGATGATACGAGATAATTATGAGATACAGAAAAGTTTAATTGAGAACGAGGCAGATGTAGGGGATGTGGATACAGATGATGGGGCGAACGAGGCGGAGGAATACGAGAGCTGGAAAGCGAGAGAGATAGCGAGGATAAAGCGTGATCGAGATCCTAAGATTAAGATGAAGGAGAAGGAGGAGATTGAGAAGGTTAGGAATATGACGGAAGAGGAAAGAAAGAAGACGAAGTCAGGACGGAGTTGTGCGCCTAAGAAGAAATGGACATTTCTGCAGACGTATCGTCATAAGGGAGCATACTTTCAGAGTGATCCTGATGATGCGATTTATTGGCGGGATTTCTGGGCGCCCACTGGGGATGATAAGCTTAATAAAAGTATTTTGCCCAAGGTTATGCAGGTTAAGAACTTAGGTAGGAAGGGTAGTACTAAATGGACTCACCTTGTTAATAAGGATACTACTGATTTGTACAAACAATGA